Genomic DNA from Streptomyces sp. NBC_01571:
GCTGGGCCGGTTTCTCGATCGGCTGGCTGTACTGGTTCTTCTGGGTGGTCGTCCTGGCCGTCGAGGCGACGGCGGGTGCCACGATCCTCGAGGGCTGGGTCCCCGCCGTGCCGCAGTGGGGCTGGGCGCTCATCGTGATGATCGTGCTCACCGCGACCAACCTGGTCTCGGTCGGCTCGTACGGTGAGTTCGAGTTCTGGTTCGCCGGGATCAAGGTCGTGGCGATCGGCGCGTTCATCGTCGTCGGCGGCCTCGCGATCTTCGGCGTGCTGCCCGGCGTCGACGCCGAGAAGGCGGGGCTGGGGAACCTGACCGACCACGGCGGCTTCCTGCCGCACGGCCCCGGCGCGATCCTCACCGGTGTGCTCCTGGTCGTCTTCTCCTTCATGGGCAGCGAGATCGCGACCCTCGCCGCCGGCGAGTCCGAGAACCCGCAGCGGGCGGTCACCAAGTCCACCAACAGCATCATCTGGCGGATCGGCGTCTTCTACCTCGGTTCGATCCTGGTCGTCGTCGCCCTGCTGCCCTGGAACGACCCGTCCATCAAGGACAAGGGCTCGTACGTCGCCGCCCTCGACTCCCTCGGCATCGCGCACGCCGGTCAGATCATGAACTTCATCGTGCTGACGTCCGTGCTGTCCTGTCTCAACTCCGGCCTCTACACGGCCTCCCGGATGGCCTTCTCGCTCGGTGAGCGCGGGGACGCGCCCAAGGTCTTCGCGAAGACCACCTCGCGCGGTGTGCCGCTGGCCGCGATCGTCGTCTCGGTCGTCTTCGGCTTCGTCGCCGTCTTCTTCAACTACAAGTTCCCGGACTCGGTCTTCCTCTTCCTGGTCAACTCCTCCGGCGCGGTCGCCCTCTTCGTCTGGCTGGTCATCTGCTTCTCGCAGCTCCGGATGCGGAAGATCATCGAGCGCGAGTCCCCGGAGAAGCTGGTCGTCAAGATGTGGCTGTACCCGTACCTGACCTGGGCCACGGCCGCGCTGATCGTCTTCGTCCTCGGCTACATGCTGACCGACACCGAGCACGACGGACGCGAGACCGTGCTGCTGTCGCTCCTCGTCGCCGCCGTGGTGGTGGCCATCGCGGTGATCAGGCAGCGGCTGCGCGGCGGCGGTGCCGCCACAGAGACCGCGAGCGCCCCGGTGCCGGTCGAGGCCTCGTCCGAGGCCCGCTGAGCACCGCGGATCCGACGAGGGCGGGGCCCGGCGGCAGTGCCGCCGGGCCCCGCCCCTTTTTCGCGCAGCCGCTCACAGCGGTGTGAAGCTCTTCCTGACCTCGTCGTAGACACGCAGCGCGGCGGCCTCGATGTCCGGGTGGTACCAGGTGCTGATCTCGTACGACGTGCCCCCGGACCGGAAGCCCAGCAGCCGCACGTGCCAGAGCCGGCCCCTGGCCATGACGGTGTACTCCCACGCGACCGCGGGCTCCCCGCGGAACGTCGTCCGCTCCAGCCGGATCCGCCGGTAGTCCAGCCCCTTGCTGGTGTCCCCCTCCGCCTGCTCCCACTGCGTCAGCAGGTCGCCCCTGGCCGGGGTCGCGTTGGCCACGATCTCCTGCGCGCTGTCGGGCGAGGTGTAGTGCACCTCGGAACCGCTCTGTGCCACCCGCTGCCAGTCCTGCGGGGGGACCCAGGCGTACAGCCCGGCCTCCTTGCGGGCCCCGGCGGGCAGGCTCGGCGGACGCGACGTCCCGTCGACGGTGGGGAGAGGGGAGGAGGGTCCGCCGGACGCCACCGGTGAGCTGGACGCGGACGGTGACGACGACGCGCTGCCGGTGTCGTGGGAAGACCCCCCGTTCGCCGCGATCACGATCCCTGCGACGGCTCCCGCGACCACCACTCCGCCGGCGGCGGCGAATGCCATCCGGCGTCTGCGGTTGCCCGGAACCCACGGCACCACGGGGCCGGGGGGTTCACCCGGCGGCACGCGTACGGGAGCGAGGCCGTGGGCGGTGGGCTGCGAGACGAGGGAGGAGGGCGAGGAAGGAGGGGACGGAAGGGGTCGAGGGGAGGGGGTGGAGGAAGCGGGAGGGGCCGAGGGGGTTTCCGAGCGGACCTGTGCATGCAGCTCGGCGGGGGTCTCGGTGGAGGTGTTGGAGGTGGGAGAGGAGGGGGCGGTGAGAGTGGGGGCGGGAGGCTGAGGCGGTTCGGGTTCCTCGGCCGGGGTCTCACCGGGGTCGGGTGGGGACTTCCGCGTCGGGGTGTAGCGGAGGGGAACGGCGTCCTGCACGGGATCGAGCTCCGGGGCGAGCTCGGGAGGGGGTTCGGACCCGCGATCGGGGGCGCGTTCAGATCTGCGCTCGGGATCGGGGGCGGGTTCAGGCCCGCGCTCCGGATCGGGCTCGGGTTCCGATCCCGAGTCCGGCTCAGGGCCGGGGGCCGAGTCAGGCACGGTTGCGCATTCCGCGTCCGGCGCCTGGTCGTGGTCCGGCTCCCGGTCCTGTCCTCGCTCCCGCTCCCCCGCCTGCTCCGGCGCTACCTCCGGCTCCGGCTCCGGCTCTGATTCCGGTTTCTGCTCCGGCTCCGGCCGTGGCGGGCGGCGTCGTGCCTCTCGTATCAGCTGAGGGTCCAGGAACACCGGTGTGGGGGACTCCTCGTAGACCGGGGGGACGGAGGGTACGGCCTCCGGTACCCC
This window encodes:
- a CDS encoding protein kinase translates to MVTGRYRLAESIGQGGMGRVWRATDDVLDRQVAVKEMRIDGLDPEETRTRRERTLREARATARIDHPNVVRIYDVVDEGERLWIVMELVAGRSLEQVVVEDGPLDPRTAARIGLGLVSALRQVHAGGVLHRDIKPGNVLVERSGQRVVLTDFGIAALQDAEALTMVGMLVGSPDYMAPERISGRPQGPPSDVWSLGATLCAALGGRSPFSRSTTLATLHAVLYEEPELPSVEGGLRGVLAALLEKDPSTRPGLEELETALRPIAFPRPAREPRPRPDPSPGSTEGGGEGGAAPVSAALSGVPEAVPSVPPVYEESPTPVFLDPQLIREARRRPPRPEPEQKPESEPEPEPEVAPEQAGERERGQDREPDHDQAPDAECATVPDSAPGPEPDSGSEPEPDPERGPEPAPDPERRSERAPDRGSEPPPELAPELDPVQDAVPLRYTPTRKSPPDPGETPAEEPEPPQPPAPTLTAPSSPTSNTSTETPAELHAQVRSETPSAPPASSTPSPRPLPSPPSSPSSLVSQPTAHGLAPVRVPPGEPPGPVVPWVPGNRRRRMAFAAAGGVVVAGAVAGIVIAANGGSSHDTGSASSSPSASSSPVASGGPSSPLPTVDGTSRPPSLPAGARKEAGLYAWVPPQDWQRVAQSGSEVHYTSPDSAQEIVANATPARGDLLTQWEQAEGDTSKGLDYRRIRLERTTFRGEPAVAWEYTVMARGRLWHVRLLGFRSGGTSYEISTWYHPDIEAAALRVYDEVRKSFTPL
- a CDS encoding amino acid permease, with the protein product MTSQPTPTKAVDGPGGPGEPGSGLQAGLKNRHLTMIAIGGVIGAGLFVGSSSGIATAGPGILLSYALVGTLVVLVMRMLGEMSAANPTSGSFSAHADRALGRWAGFSIGWLYWFFWVVVLAVEATAGATILEGWVPAVPQWGWALIVMIVLTATNLVSVGSYGEFEFWFAGIKVVAIGAFIVVGGLAIFGVLPGVDAEKAGLGNLTDHGGFLPHGPGAILTGVLLVVFSFMGSEIATLAAGESENPQRAVTKSTNSIIWRIGVFYLGSILVVVALLPWNDPSIKDKGSYVAALDSLGIAHAGQIMNFIVLTSVLSCLNSGLYTASRMAFSLGERGDAPKVFAKTTSRGVPLAAIVVSVVFGFVAVFFNYKFPDSVFLFLVNSSGAVALFVWLVICFSQLRMRKIIERESPEKLVVKMWLYPYLTWATAALIVFVLGYMLTDTEHDGRETVLLSLLVAAVVVAIAVIRQRLRGGGAATETASAPVPVEASSEAR